The genomic stretch TCCGATATCACGCCTTCAGAAGCAAATTGCATACTGTGCCCTCTTTCTGTTCTCAAGTGAATGCTCTCGCAGCAAACTCAAGTAAAACCAGGTACTGTATTGCGGCACTTGAGAAGGACATGTGATTCGAACGTGACTAATAGTACGTGTTGAGTGTCGAAGGTTAGATGTGGCGTGTGCAGCGATCGTGATGCAGGGATCAGTGAGGGTCATACCCTGAATACCAAACGTTGCCGATACTGATGCCATTGCATACACAATTGCATGTATCGAAATTGAGCAGAGTTCCATGGAAACATTGCAAACCGCAGCTCATACCATGCCGATCAGTACCATATGCTTCGTGTCCGATGATGTGGTATCGCTTCTGCCCCCTCTTTTTCCTTCTCTTTGGCTAGGTCATACAGGAAGAAGTCAATGAGGATCGCATTGACTTTTGCGTCCGGCTTCAGCTTGAGTATTTCTCGGCGAAGGAGCTCTACGGCCCAGATACTACATCCGCGTATTTGCATCTCCCAGGAGTGACCAGATTCTATAGTTTCAAGACGGCGAAGTTTGTTTTCGAGGGGAGGGCAGTACCATATCATGCCCAGTGAGTGCAGCATCTGTGGGATACGGTAATCTAGAGGGAGGTCAGTCTCGATTAGACTAGGTCAGATTAGGTCATCAAGCTTCCGCGTACCTGCAAACATGGTGATCTTGTCGATATCGTTGAATTTGCCGTAGCTTTCGCCGTCGAAGGCAGCCCATAGATCTGCAACGAATATTTGAGCTCGTTTCAAGAAGCGAACCTTTTTGTTCTCGAACTTGCCCTCGTCTCTGAAGCAATTAAACTTTTCGGCGAGAAGGTTGACGAGAGCGGCTGCAGAGTTGTTCGCATCTTCTATCAAAGTGACAATGCTGTTGTCGAATTCCTACAAGGCCAGTTATAAGTTAAATTGATCTACTAGACTCGCATGCGTGGAAGACACACCTCCTCTAGGATCTGGCCAGCTTCCCTCAAACACCGCACTCGTTGCTCGAACATTGGAATTTCCTCGTCGGTACCAGAGCTGAAAACTGTCCGCAGCACTTCCTCGGAGCACTGCTCTTCATCAACCCAAAACTCTGGGCTGGTGATGGGTATCTCCTGGTCCAAAGCTCTTTGTAAAATAGCGACTAAACTCCAGTATCCGGTCCACCTTTTCCCCTTGTACACTACAGCAAAGCGCTCGTCGTCACTCTTCTCGCTCCAGAAGCTAAAGTTCAGGAGGTCCATAGTGAAGATGAAGTTGAGTGTGCTCTCATCTTTTGCTTTTGGATGCAGCTCATGCTCAGACCATGTCTTTGTTGAATACTCTCGCTGCTCCATCTCGGCGAGTACGAGTTGAGCAGCGACCTTGGTAGAGCGCATATCCAAGGCGACGTCCATGCTGTTGTCGTAGATGAATTGTGCATTTTCGAGGACCTTTGTCTCTGGCGGACCATTGTCTTTGGCGCCCCCACCCCAGTGCTTCCGCATGAGGTCTAGCAGCTCCAAATCAACCTCATCGTCCGACATGATGAGGGGACCGAGAGGCACGCTATGTCCAGGCTCGGTAGTCGCAGTGAATATAAGTTGCAGGGTAGCGGCGAGGTATTGGTGTTAGCTAGTTAGCTACAACTGAATGGCTGCCACGCCGCCAAAGCAAGTGTGCAGATGCAATGAGTGAATATTTCGTGTCTGCGTCTTCGATTTGTATAATGCACTCATATGTACAGTAGGGCGCTCGTTTAGTCGCCAAGGTTCCGAGGCTGAAGGAAGCGGACGTGGGCGGCGCTAACTTGACTACCCAGCAGCACTGACGTCTCGTCTCGTCTCTCACTTGCTAGTTGCTACCTACCTATCTCACCTTGAACCGGGCATCGGCACCGGCACCGTGCCTATCGTCGCATGTCGTAGGCTCGCGCAAAACAAACCTCGCCCTACAATAGTATTGTACCGCTCGCTTCTCGCAACCACAGATTCGCAATGGCACGCGACAAGTTTGCTCGACAGAGCCTCAGCGGCACCCTTCACCAGCGCATCAAGGAGGTTAGCTGCTCGGCACGCGCAAACAGGTTTCGTGCACATGGCTGACCATGTACATACAGGCACGCGTCCTGATGGTAGGCGCTGGTGGCATCGGCTGCGAATTACTCAAAAACTTAGTCCTCACCAGTTTTGGCGAAGTTCACGTCGTAGACCTGGACACCATCGACCTCAGCAACCTCAATCGCCAGTTTCTGTTTCGCAATGAGCACATCAAGAAGTCAAAGGCATTGGTATGGCCAAACCCCGGCTCGGGGCGATTGCGCTCACAATCCCACAGGTTGCGAAAGAGTCGGCTGGCAGATTCAACCCCAATGTCCGCATCATAGCCTATCACGACAACATCAAGGATACTCAATTCAATGTCGCGTGGTTCCAGAGCTTCAGCATCGTCTTCAATGCGCTGGACAATCTAGATGCGCGGCGGCACGTCAACAAAATGTGCCTGGCAGCCAATGTCCCGCTGATTGAGAGCGGCACAACTGGGTTCAATGGACAGGTCCAGGTCATCAAGAGAGTGCGCAACACTAACTCGAAGTGCTCGTGAGATTGGTATGCTAACTAGTGGTAATTGCAATCAGGGCGAAACCGAATGCTACGACTGCACCCCGAAAGATGCGCCCAAGACCTTCCCCGTCTGCACGATTCGAAGCACACCGTCACAACCCATCCACTGTATAGTATGGGGAAAGTCTTATCTGTTTGCCGAAATATTTGGCACATCAGAAGACGAAGCGCCAGAACTAGACCACAGCGAAACCGCCGACAACGCAACCGAGGTCGCAAACTTGCGCAAGGAAGCACAGGCGCTGAAGCGCATACGCGACTCTATGGGTTCCAAGGATTTCCCGCGCTTGGTCTTCGACAAAGTCTTCAAGGAAGACATCGAGCGGTTGCGGAGCATGGAGGACATGTGGAAGACGAAGCGAGCACCCGAAGCACTAGACTACGATACGCTCATGCAAGAGTCATTAGGCGTGGGTCCTATTATCGCACAGCAAGACCAAGTCGTATGGAACGTGGCAGAAAACTTTGCCGTTTTTGTCGACAGCATAAAGCGCCTCAGTACTCGGCTGGAAGAGACGCGCGCAAATGCAGACGTTGGAAATTCGGTGCCTATTCTTAGCTTCGACAAGGACGATGTGGACACACTGGACTTTGTTGTCGCAAgcgcaaacctacgctcaCATATTTTCGGTATCGAATTGCGGTCCAAGTTCGACATCAAGCGTATGCATTCTGAGCAAACCCAATTAACAACAGTGCTAACCAACTGCAGAAATGGCCGGCAACATCATCCCAGCTATCGCAACTACCAACGCCATGACGGCCGGTCTCTGCGTTCTCCAAGCATTCAAGGTTATGCGTGAACAGCTTGATAGGGCGAAAATGGTCTTCCTCACCCGAGGCACTGAGCGCGTCATCTCAAGCGAGTCCCTCCGTCCGCCAAATCCTCACTGTACAACATGCGGCGTATGCTACGCAGAACTCCACGTGGACACGAAACGCGCGAAGCTGAGCGATCTTGTGGATACCATCCTCAAGGGGCAGCTCGGATATGGAGAGGACTTTAGCATCAAGCGTGAGGCCGATATTCTCTACGATGTCGACGAAGACGTTCACCTTGACAAGACATTCGAGGAGCTAGGGCTCAAGGGTGACACTTTTCTCACAATCTCCGACGAGGCTGATGAGAATGCAAAAGTCGACGTTGTGTTTTCTGTTATCCAGCAAGTGTTCACTGAGAATGCCAATCCTCTCAGACTACCAGGCGAGGTGAAGATCGCGACGAAGCCTAACACGCCAAGCCCAGAGACTAATGGCCATGCGACCATAAACGGCACTCTTCCCCATGGGCGTTCCAAGGCCACTACAAATGGGACAGCAAACGGTCCTATAAAGCGCACAGCCAGCGAAGCAGGTCTCGAGGATGACCTTGTGCGCAAAAAGGGCAAGGTCATCGAAGAGGCACAGAAAAAAGGCGACGACCACATTGTCATTCAAGATGACAAAGACGACGGAGCGATTGTCATTGACGATGATTGAGAAAAGCGCCTTCTTGGAAGCCCAGCATCGAACGCGATCTGGTATATTGTCATTCCTCGTTGACGGGAGAGCTTGGTATTCTATTGGCACCAACCCAATACAGTATACAGCGCCTCTTCCGTTTCGTCCTTGGACCGTGGGCGTTGAAGCATGTTCACCGCCTTGGTCACCGACCCAGAACTTACTTCTCCGTCGTGGACTTCTTATTGAACTACGCGCATCCACAAATCTCCTCCTCTGTACAACAGCAATCTGGGATCTAATCAGTCGGGCGTTCTGGGAGAGCTGGAAAGAAACGGTATATACCTCAGGGATCATCTGAAAGCTTGGGGGGACTTAGGGCCGTATTGCAAGGCCGAAATGGCAAGAAACGGGAACACAAATGATTGATCATCAGAGTCTTTTTTGTGTCGATTTAGACGGCAGATAAGCCACCATCCAAATTCACCACGCAATTATGTGCATACTTGTTTTGTGCGAGGAAAAGTGCTGCATGTGCGATTTCTTCCGGTGATCCAAAGCGGCCTAGTGGGATGCGTTTCTCAAGGTTGGCTTTGTCTAGGTCTAGGAATGGAAAGGTTGTTCTTGTTAGCTTTCTAGTTTCTCCTTGTACGACATATACGCACCTTTTGTCATATTCGTCTCAACATAGCCAGGTACAATCGCGTTAACGCGCACCTTGTGACTGGCATATTCGGTCGCCAGCGCGCGGGTGAACCCCAAAACACCTGCTTTCGCCGCTGCATACGCAACAGCGCCGTATCCTCCGTGGAGACCTAGCAGTGAGCTTACATTGATGACGACGGGGTCGTGGGCTTTCTCCGCATCAGCAGAGCGTTTGAGGTATCCGTGTCTAAAGAGTTGCTCATAGCGTTAGTACACCGATCGTAATCTCATTTCTTGCATTCCGGACAAGGGTGAATAAATAAATATAGCACGTACCGTAAAAGGAACCTTGTGCCATGCATCATTGCATTGAGATTGGCTTTGATTATTTCATCGATTTCTTCCTCGCTCTGCGCCGAGAAGAGCTTCGCTTGAGTTCGACCGGCGCAATTGACTACTACGTCTATACGTGAGCTCACTGGTGGAGTTTTGGTAGAGGCTGGCCTGGGTAGGCGGGCTGCGAAGGGTCCAGAGGGCGCGGTTGTCCAGAACAATGTGGCGTGGGTTATGTCTCCTGCCATGTATCCGTGCTGCAGGCTTGCAGATAGATCCGGTGTAATTGGCTTGAGTAATTCATCGCCTGCTACTACTGAATGTTGGACTGTGTCGGGTAACGTGCGTGGTTGCTCATTGGATGTTGACGATGGTGTGCTTGATGGTATAGGTTTTAGAGTTGCTACCGCGGCTTTAAGATCCTCTTCTGAGCGGGATATCAAAGTGCAACGGTATGCGTTCTTTGCAAACAACTGTGCGATAGCTAGGCCTATACCTCGGCTTCCGCCTGTTATAAGGACGTGAGGTGGTCTCGCCATGGTCGTTAGGTAAGAGCGATCTCAAAGTCTACCAGCTGGCCGCCAACCAGATTCTGATTATTCTCCCAAAGCGGTCGCACTTTGTTGAAGGTAATTGAACTGGTTGAGTTTTCC from Pyrenophora tritici-repentis strain M4 chromosome 1, whole genome shotgun sequence encodes the following:
- a CDS encoding DUF2419 domain containing protein, with product MSDDEVDLELLDLMRKHWGGGAKDNGPPETKVLENAQFIYDNSMDVALDMRSTKVAAQLVLAEMEQREYSTKTWSEHELHPKAKDESTLNFIFTMDLLNFSFWSEKSDDERFAVVYKGKRWTGYWSLVAILQRALDQEIPITSPEFWVDEEQCSEEVLRTVFSSGTDEEIPMFEQRVRCLREAGQILEEEFDNSIVTLIEDANNSAAALVNLLAEKFNCFRDEGKFENKKVRFLKRAQIFVADLWAAFDGESYGKFNDIDKITMFADYRIPQMLHSLGMIWYCPPLENKLRRLETIESGHSWEMQIRGCSIWAVELLRREILKLKPDAKVNAILIDFFLYDLAKEKEKEGAEAIPHHRTRSIWY
- a CDS encoding ThiF, Dinucleotide-utilizing enzyme involved in molybdopterin and thiamine biosynthesis family 2 — translated: MARDKFARQSLSGTLHQRIKEARVLMVGAGGIGCELLKNLVLTSFGEVHVVDLDTIDLSNLNRQFLFRNEHIKKSKALVAKESAGRFNPNVRIIAYHDNIKDTQFNVAWFQSFSIVFNALDNLDARRHVNKMCLAANVPLIESGTTGFNGQVQVIKRGETECYDCTPKDAPKTFPVCTIRSTPSQPIHCIVWGKSYLFAEIFGTSEDEAPELDHSETADNATEVANLRKEAQALKRIRDSMGSKDFPRLVFDKVFKEDIERLRSMEDMWKTKRAPEALDYDTLMQESLGVGPIIAQQDQVVWNVAENFAVFVDSIKRLSTRLEETRANADVGNSVPILSFDKDDVDTLDFVVASANLRSHIFGIELRSKFDIKQMAGNIIPAIATTNAMTAGLCVLQAFKVMREQLDRAKMVFLTRGTERVISSESLRPPNPHCTTCGVCYAELHVDTKRAKLSDLVDTILKGQLGYGEDFSIKREADILYDVDEDVHLDKTFEELGLKGDTFLTISDEADENAKVDVVFSVIQQVFTENANPLRLPGEVKIATKPNTPSPETNGHATINGTLPHGRSKATTNGTANGPIKRTASEAGLEDDLVRKKGKVIEEAQKKGDDHIVIQDDKDDGAIVIDDD
- a CDS encoding FabG, Dehydrogenase with different specificities (related to short-chain alcohol dehydrogenase), yielding MARPPHVLITGGSRGIGLAIAQLFAKNAYRCTLISRSEEDLKAAVATLKPIPSSTPSSTSNEQPRTLPDTVQHSVVAGDELLKPITPDLSASLQHGYMAGDITHATLFWTTAPSGPFAARLPRPASTKTPPVSSRIDVVVNCAGRTQAKLFSAQSEEEIDEIIKANLNAMMHGTRFLLRHGYLKRSADAEKAHDPVVINVSSLLGLHGGYGAVAYAAAKAGVLGFTRALATEYASHKVRVNAIVPGYVETNMTKDLDKANLEKRIPLGRFGSPEEIAHAALFLAQNKYAHNCVVNLDGGLSAV